The following coding sequences lie in one Zingiber officinale cultivar Zhangliang chromosome 2B, Zo_v1.1, whole genome shotgun sequence genomic window:
- the LOC122045633 gene encoding SPX domain-containing protein 1-like, with translation MLKICSGRCFVPVSSRQFFLSVTSRSLVKILKKYDKRTGALIRQPFIEKVPQQPFFTTDLLYKLVKECVAMLDHLFPSNNLSILAECDGQNGVPKPA, from the exons ATGCTAAAG ATATGcagtggtaggtgttttgtcccaGTCTCAAGCCGACAATTCTTTTTGAGTGTAACTAGTAGAA GTCTAGTGAAAATACTGAAGAAGTATGACAAGAGAACAGGAGCACTTATCAGGCAGCCCTTCATCGAAAAGGTGCCGCAGCAGCCATTCTTTACAACTGATCTCCTATACAAACTCGTGAAGGAGTGTGTGGCTATGCTCGACCACCTCTTCCCCAGCAACAACCTGTCAATTTTAGCAGAATGCGACGGACAAAATGGAGTGCCAAAGCCGGCATAA